In Eriocheir sinensis breed Jianghai 21 chromosome 50, ASM2467909v1, whole genome shotgun sequence, one genomic interval encodes:
- the LOC126982090 gene encoding DNA ligase 1-like isoform X1, whose product MDDDQEGLECPVCLETYEEASRTPKMLPCLHTICLNCLLDLASPGRDKGDPQMTLPRGVAVTCPLCRDLVQTERVQTNRYILAHLHHLSKLEEKLKEKEDRKEGGKEEEKKEEEEEEEELNPQRSEDAGEGRGRGRGRGRRGERLERKMIRWERRERRREERWERREIGRMERRERRERRRAPPPPLPPPPSSSSSSSLYPDLNNLSKPPPLPPPPNSSPPHRYAPLPPLPPLTPHRPPPPPPPPVPSAPPQEEEEEEEEEEEEDWCRSCQEVALPSCSSSKHLLTPVLKVAEMEWLERQRERETELRERRKQEEEDLVLALRLSRVEVDRHVETVKGEEEEEEEEEEEEEEKEDKKKEEKKRKKEEEEEKKEEKRKEKEEKEGKKREEKEKKKKEKEEKKKSKREKEGGGAERKEEIVVVGRGGGGGGAGGGEGGGGRPQYDLSKWPYIKICKVIDSSCDPDLLQACHREFDLRRKEYHRTIKRRGGRGGRGGGRGGERRGYKTSPAPPPPPPSSSSSSITPLPPPPPYL is encoded by the exons aTGGATGACGAT CAGGAAGGCTTGGAGTGCCCCGTGTGCCTGGAGACTTATGAGGAGGCCAGCCGAACCCCTAAGATGCTGCCCTGCCTTCACACGATATGTCTGAACTGCCTCCTTGATCTGGCCTCACCTGGAAGAGACAAAG GTGACCCCCAGATGACCCTGCCCAGAGGTGTGGCTGTGACCTGTCCTCTGTGCCGTGACCTCGTCCAGACAGAACGCGTACAGACCAACAg ATACATCTTGgcccatcttcatcatctttcgaaattggaggaaaaattaaaagaaaaggaagacaggaaggaaggagggaaggaagaagagaaaaaggaagaagaagaagaagaagaagaactcaaCCCACAGAGAAGTGAAgatgcaggagaaggaagaggaagaggaagaggaagaggaagaagaggagaaagattggagagaaaaatgatcagatgggagaggagggagaggaggagggaggaaaggtgggagagaagggagataggaagaatggagagaagggagaggagggagagaagaagagctcctcctcctcctcttcctcctcctccttcctcctcttcctcctcttccttatacccAGATCTCAATAACCTttccaaacctcctcctcttcctcctcctcctaactcctctcctcctcacagatatgctcctcttcctcctcttcctcctcttacgcctcatcgccctcctcctcctcctcctcctcctgtaccatcTGCCCCaccccaggaagaggaggaggaggaggaggaggaggaggaggaggattggtgtAGGAGCTGTCAGGAGGTCgctctcccttcctgttcctcctcaaaACATCTTCTTACTCCTGTCTTGAAG GTAGCAGAAATGGAGTGgctggagagacagagagagagagagacagaattgagagagaggaggaaacaggaggaggaagaccttgTGTTGGCGCTCAGGCTGTCAAGAGTTGAAGTTGACAG aCACGTAGAAAcggtaaaaggagaagaagaagaagaagaggaagaagaagaagaagaagaagaaaaagaagataaaaaaaaagaagagaagaagaggaagaaagaagaagaggaggagaagaaggaggaaaaacgaaaggaaaaagaggagaaagagggcaagaaaagagaggagaaggagaagaagaagaaggagaaggaggagaagaagaagagtaagagagagaaagaaggaggaggagcagaacgaaaagaagaaattgtagttgtaggaagaggaggaggaggaggaggagcaggaggaggagaaggaggaggaggaagaccacagTATGACCTTAGTAAATGGCCGTATATAAAAATTTGTAAGGTCATTGACAGTTCATGTGACCCTGACCTCTTGCAAGCGTGTCATAGGGAGTTTGACCTCAGGAGGAAGGAATACCATAGGACGatcaagaggagaggaggaagaggaggaagaggaggaggaagaggaggagagagaagaggatataagacgtctccagctcctcctcctcctcctccttcttcctcttcttcttcgattactcctcttcctcctcctcctccttatctgtaa
- the LOC126982090 gene encoding DNA ligase 1-like isoform X2: protein MDDDEGLECPVCLETYEEASRTPKMLPCLHTICLNCLLDLASPGRDKGDPQMTLPRGVAVTCPLCRDLVQTERVQTNRYILAHLHHLSKLEEKLKEKEDRKEGGKEEEKKEEEEEEEELNPQRSEDAGEGRGRGRGRGRRGERLERKMIRWERRERRREERWERREIGRMERRERRERRRAPPPPLPPPPSSSSSSSLYPDLNNLSKPPPLPPPPNSSPPHRYAPLPPLPPLTPHRPPPPPPPPVPSAPPQEEEEEEEEEEEEDWCRSCQEVALPSCSSSKHLLTPVLKVAEMEWLERQRERETELRERRKQEEEDLVLALRLSRVEVDRHVETVKGEEEEEEEEEEEEEEKEDKKKEEKKRKKEEEEEKKEEKRKEKEEKEGKKREEKEKKKKEKEEKKKSKREKEGGGAERKEEIVVVGRGGGGGGAGGGEGGGGRPQYDLSKWPYIKICKVIDSSCDPDLLQACHREFDLRRKEYHRTIKRRGGRGGRGGGRGGERRGYKTSPAPPPPPPSSSSSSITPLPPPPPYL, encoded by the exons aTGGATGACGAT GAAGGCTTGGAGTGCCCCGTGTGCCTGGAGACTTATGAGGAGGCCAGCCGAACCCCTAAGATGCTGCCCTGCCTTCACACGATATGTCTGAACTGCCTCCTTGATCTGGCCTCACCTGGAAGAGACAAAG GTGACCCCCAGATGACCCTGCCCAGAGGTGTGGCTGTGACCTGTCCTCTGTGCCGTGACCTCGTCCAGACAGAACGCGTACAGACCAACAg ATACATCTTGgcccatcttcatcatctttcgaaattggaggaaaaattaaaagaaaaggaagacaggaaggaaggagggaaggaagaagagaaaaaggaagaagaagaagaagaagaagaactcaaCCCACAGAGAAGTGAAgatgcaggagaaggaagaggaagaggaagaggaagaggaagaagaggagaaagattggagagaaaaatgatcagatgggagaggagggagaggaggagggaggaaaggtgggagagaagggagataggaagaatggagagaagggagaggagggagagaagaagagctcctcctcctcctcttcctcctcctccttcctcctcttcctcctcttccttatacccAGATCTCAATAACCTttccaaacctcctcctcttcctcctcctcctaactcctctcctcctcacagatatgctcctcttcctcctcttcctcctcttacgcctcatcgccctcctcctcctcctcctcctcctgtaccatcTGCCCCaccccaggaagaggaggaggaggaggaggaggaggaggaggaggattggtgtAGGAGCTGTCAGGAGGTCgctctcccttcctgttcctcctcaaaACATCTTCTTACTCCTGTCTTGAAG GTAGCAGAAATGGAGTGgctggagagacagagagagagagagacagaattgagagagaggaggaaacaggaggaggaagaccttgTGTTGGCGCTCAGGCTGTCAAGAGTTGAAGTTGACAG aCACGTAGAAAcggtaaaaggagaagaagaagaagaagaggaagaagaagaagaagaagaagaaaaagaagataaaaaaaaagaagagaagaagaggaagaaagaagaagaggaggagaagaaggaggaaaaacgaaaggaaaaagaggagaaagagggcaagaaaagagaggagaaggagaagaagaagaaggagaaggaggagaagaagaagagtaagagagagaaagaaggaggaggagcagaacgaaaagaagaaattgtagttgtaggaagaggaggaggaggaggaggagcaggaggaggagaaggaggaggaggaagaccacagTATGACCTTAGTAAATGGCCGTATATAAAAATTTGTAAGGTCATTGACAGTTCATGTGACCCTGACCTCTTGCAAGCGTGTCATAGGGAGTTTGACCTCAGGAGGAAGGAATACCATAGGACGatcaagaggagaggaggaagaggaggaagaggaggaggaagaggaggagagagaagaggatataagacgtctccagctcctcctcctcctcctccttcttcctcttcttcttcgattactcctcttcctcctcctcctccttatctgtaa
- the LOC126982090 gene encoding DNA ligase 1-like isoform X3 produces the protein MTLPRGVAVTCPLCRDLVQTERVQTNRYILAHLHHLSKLEEKLKEKEDRKEGGKEEEKKEEEEEEEELNPQRSEDAGEGRGRGRGRGRRGERLERKMIRWERRERRREERWERREIGRMERRERRERRRAPPPPLPPPPSSSSSSSLYPDLNNLSKPPPLPPPPNSSPPHRYAPLPPLPPLTPHRPPPPPPPPVPSAPPQEEEEEEEEEEEEDWCRSCQEVALPSCSSSKHLLTPVLKVAEMEWLERQRERETELRERRKQEEEDLVLALRLSRVEVDRHVETVKGEEEEEEEEEEEEEEKEDKKKEEKKRKKEEEEEKKEEKRKEKEEKEGKKREEKEKKKKEKEEKKKSKREKEGGGAERKEEIVVVGRGGGGGGAGGGEGGGGRPQYDLSKWPYIKICKVIDSSCDPDLLQACHREFDLRRKEYHRTIKRRGGRGGRGGGRGGERRGYKTSPAPPPPPPSSSSSSITPLPPPPPYL, from the exons ATGACCCTGCCCAGAGGTGTGGCTGTGACCTGTCCTCTGTGCCGTGACCTCGTCCAGACAGAACGCGTACAGACCAACAg ATACATCTTGgcccatcttcatcatctttcgaaattggaggaaaaattaaaagaaaaggaagacaggaaggaaggagggaaggaagaagagaaaaaggaagaagaagaagaagaagaagaactcaaCCCACAGAGAAGTGAAgatgcaggagaaggaagaggaagaggaagaggaagaggaagaagaggagaaagattggagagaaaaatgatcagatgggagaggagggagaggaggagggaggaaaggtgggagagaagggagataggaagaatggagagaagggagaggagggagagaagaagagctcctcctcctcctcttcctcctcctccttcctcctcttcctcctcttccttatacccAGATCTCAATAACCTttccaaacctcctcctcttcctcctcctcctaactcctctcctcctcacagatatgctcctcttcctcctcttcctcctcttacgcctcatcgccctcctcctcctcctcctcctcctgtaccatcTGCCCCaccccaggaagaggaggaggaggaggaggaggaggaggaggaggattggtgtAGGAGCTGTCAGGAGGTCgctctcccttcctgttcctcctcaaaACATCTTCTTACTCCTGTCTTGAAG GTAGCAGAAATGGAGTGgctggagagacagagagagagagagacagaattgagagagaggaggaaacaggaggaggaagaccttgTGTTGGCGCTCAGGCTGTCAAGAGTTGAAGTTGACAG aCACGTAGAAAcggtaaaaggagaagaagaagaagaagaggaagaagaagaagaagaagaagaaaaagaagataaaaaaaaagaagagaagaagaggaagaaagaagaagaggaggagaagaaggaggaaaaacgaaaggaaaaagaggagaaagagggcaagaaaagagaggagaaggagaagaagaagaaggagaaggaggagaagaagaagagtaagagagagaaagaaggaggaggagcagaacgaaaagaagaaattgtagttgtaggaagaggaggaggaggaggaggagcaggaggaggagaaggaggaggaggaagaccacagTATGACCTTAGTAAATGGCCGTATATAAAAATTTGTAAGGTCATTGACAGTTCATGTGACCCTGACCTCTTGCAAGCGTGTCATAGGGAGTTTGACCTCAGGAGGAAGGAATACCATAGGACGatcaagaggagaggaggaagaggaggaagaggaggaggaagaggaggagagagaagaggatataagacgtctccagctcctcctcctcctcctccttcttcctcttcttcttcgattactcctcttcctcctcctcctccttatctgtaa
- the LOC126982094 gene encoding histidine-rich glycoprotein-like: protein MPKSCPACHKPFSDTLHLPLSAPCKHIHCLACLREHTLATHPGLQARSSGQVPTGQEIECLQCHKTVNTDDLVIDRATLASVPLSLEDLIIADNPAKPSSPTPPPADLQHPQQPHCDPETPDLTPGDAYAQGTPGTQGNITTSRIHDTQGALGWSLPTSPPPVHVPMDPNHPHGNPGAVGWAAPPGSAAMQLPNPTGPYSQMPQPYGVNPGASPYPHGHPHGHPHGHPHGQPQGHGHGHGDAIAAGVAGVAVGAVTGAGVTALATHKKGKKSKNKDKKKDKKEKKGKKGKERRHRSSSGSSSGSSSSSSSRSSKSSNSS, encoded by the exons ATGCCaaag TCTTGCCCAGCGTGTCACAAACCCTTCAGCGACACCCTACACCTGCCCCTGTCCGCGCCTTGCAAGCACATCCACTGCCTCGCCTGTCTACGTGAGCACACCCTTGCCACCCACCCAGGCCTCCAGGCACGCAGCAGCGGCCAGGTACCAACAGGACAGGAGATTGAGTGCCTTCAGTGTCATaagactgtgaatacggatgatCTTGTGATTGAtag AGCTACCTTGGCAtcggtccctctctctctcgaagaCCTCATCATCGCAGACAACCCAGCGAAACCCAGCTCACCCACGCCGCCCCCAGCAGACCTACAGCACCCCCAGCAACCCCACTGTGACCCTGAGACCCCGGACCTTACCCCAGGGGACGCCTACGCACAGGGGACGCCAGGAACCCAGGGGAACATAACCACATCGCGGATTCACGATACCCAGGGTGCTCTCGGCTGGAGTTTACCCACATCCCCGCCCCCTGTGCACGTACCCATGGACCCGAACCACCCCCACGGCAACCCTGGGGCCGTGGGATGGGCTGCACCGCCAGGATCCGCCGCTATGCAACTCCCAAATCCGACTGGACCGTATAGTCAAATGCCGCAACCGTATGGGGTAAATCCGGGTGCAAGTCCCTACCCCCATGGACACCCCCACGGGCACCCCCACGGGCACCCCCACGGACAACCTCAAGGACACGGACACGGCCATGGAGACGCAATAGCAGCAGGGGTAGCAGGCGTAGCAGTAGGAGCAGTGACAGGAGCAGGGGTGACAGCCTTGGCAACtcataagaagggaaagaagagtaagaacaaggataagaagaaggataagaaagagaagaagggaaagaaagggaaggagaggaggcacaGGTCTTCCTCCGGGTCCTCCTccgggtcttcctcctcctcctcctcccgttcctccaAGTCTTCCAACTCTTCTTAA